A genomic region of Raphanus sativus cultivar WK10039 chromosome 6, ASM80110v3, whole genome shotgun sequence contains the following coding sequences:
- the LOC108811952 gene encoding clustered mitochondria protein — translation MAGKSNKSKAKRAAAAATSTDSALQTDVPAAPASVPTVDNAVEATTVPEASEVPPTVTKADDDSEPQAVEASTDEQPKQGELRLYPVSVKTQSGGKMELQLNPGDSVMDIRQFLLDAPETCYFTCYELLLRNKENETHHLEDYNEISEVADITTGGCSLEMIPALYDDRSIRAHVHRARDLLSLSTLHSSLSTTLALKYDAALNKAQNPGDKPNVPELDCLGFMDDVPASLRKLINSPTEEIKCVESIVFSSFNPPPSHRRLVGDLIYLDVVTLEGNKYCITGTTKAFYINSSSANVLDPRPNKSGFETATLIGLLQKLSSKFKKAFREVMEKKASAHPFENVQSLLPPHSWLRPYPVPDHKRDAARAEEALTISYGSELIGMQRDWNEELQSCREFPHSTPQERILRDRALYKVSSDFVDAALNGAIGVISRCIPPINPTDPECLHMYVHNNIFFSFAVDADIEQLSKKRPSSNVSVTEKMPSSDKVLCKEGTCDGEHNAELNCCNEAPLAENEQATYASANNDLKGTKLYQEADVSGLYNLAMAIIDYRGHRVVAQSVLPGILQGDKSDALLYGSVDNGKKICWNEDFHAKVLEAAKLLHIKEHDVIDASENVFKLAAPVECKGIVGSDNRHYLLDLMRVTPRDANYTGPESRFCVLRPELITSFCQAESQSKCKTKTDEGTDTVSDPSDVRVDTSKTGDELSHGEENGASISEKTDTEKQDTTADSAARSSESSKVCDEITFNPNVFTDFKLGGTQEEIAADEENVKKVSSYLVDVVLPKFVADLCALEVSPMDGQTLTEALHSHGVNVRYIGRVANGVKHLPHLRDLCLNEVTVRSAKHILKDILRDIEDHDIGAAVSHFLNCFFGNVTGGKASTNSVHAKNQKKDQSITKKGQGRGKGKASSKKSLASYMMVDSNILWSDIQEFAKAKYEFELPEQARTTAKNIPVLRNLCQKVGISVAARKYDFGATSPFDATDVLDLRAVVKHSVPVCSEAKNLVEMGKVQLAEGMLSESYTFFSEAFSILQQVTGPMHREVANCCRYLAMVLYHAGDMAGAIMQQHKELIINERCLGLDHPDTAHSYGNMALFYHGLNQTELALQNMGRALLLLGLSSGPDHPDVAATFINVAMMYQDMGKMDTALRYLQDALKKNERLLGPEHIQTAVCYHALAIACNSMGLFKLSQQHEKKTYDILVKQLGEDDSRTKDSQNWMKTFEMREVQKTAQKQKGQAVDAANTKKAIDLLKSRPDLIQAFQNAAAAERANALNTAVLGEAQPRGRGFDERAARAAAEVRKKAAAKGLPVRPQSGVPVPQQRSQLINPGTAASSKKSGENGEAKKVEEKKASSESVKTTNVAAPAGLGAGLASLDKKKQKAKK, via the exons ATGGCTGGGAAGTCGAACAAGTCTAAGGCCAAgagagctgctgctgctgccacCTCCACTGACTCTGCTCTTCAAACCGATGTTCCTGCTGCTCCTGCTTCCGTTCCAACCGTTGATAATGCTGTTGAAGCTACTACCGTCCCTGAGGCCAGTGAAGTTCCTCCTACTGTTACCAAGGCTGACGACGACAGCGAACCACAAGCAGTAGAAGCAAGTACCGATGAGCAACCCAAACAAG GTGAACTTCGTCTTTATCCTGTTTCGGTCAAAACACAGAGTGGCGGTAAAATGGAGCTACAA ttGAACCCTGGAGACTCAGTGATGGATATAAGGCAGTTCCTTCTTGATGCCCCGGAGACGTGTTACTTCACTTGCTACGAGTTGTTGCTCCGCAACAAGGAGAACGAGACTCACCATCTTGAAGATTACAATGAGATCTCTGAAGTTGCTGACATCACAACTGGTGGTTGTTCCTTGGAAATGATTCCTG CGTTGTACGATGATAGATCTATCAGGGCTCACGTTCACCGAGCTAGAGACCTCCTTTCGCTTTCTACGCTCCACTCCTCCCTGTCAACCACGCTTGCCTTGAAGTATGACGCAGCGCTGAACAAAGCTCAGAATCCTGGAG ACAAACCAAACGTCCCAGAGCTTGATTGTCTCGGTTTCATGGATGATGTACCCGCCTCGCTCAGGAAGTTGATCAATTCTCCAACGGAAGAGATCAAATGCGTGGAGAGCATTGTCTTCTCGTCATTCAATCCTCCTCCTAGCCACAGAAG GCTTGTAGGAGACTTAATCTATTTGGATGTTGTGACGCTGGAAGGTAACAAATACTGTATTACCGGCACAACAAAGGCGTTTTACATTAATTCTAGCTCAGCGAATGTTCTCGATCCAAGGCCGAATAAATCTGGGTTCGAAACAGCTACCCTCATTGGTTTATTGCAAAAACTTAGCTCTAAGTTTAAAAAAG CTTTCCGTGAGGTCATGGAAAAGAAAGCCTCTGCACATCCCTTTGAAAATGTTCAGTCGCTTTTGCCACCACACTCATGGCTAAGACCTTATCCTGTTCCCG ATCACAAGCGCGATGCAGCCAGAGCCGAGGAAGCCCTGACCATTTCCTATGGTAGTGAGCTCATTGGTATGCAAAGAGATTGGAACGAAGAGTTGCAATCCTGCAGGGAGTTCCCTCACTCTACTCCTCAGGAGag GATCTTACGTGACAGAGCTCTTTACAAAGTTTCTTCTGACTTTGTCGATGCGGCCCTTAACGGAGCGATTGGTGTAATCAGCCGATGTATACCGCCCATAAATCCAACTGATCCAGAGTGTCTGCACAT GTATGTGcacaacaatatatttttcagttttgccGTTGATGCGGACATCGAACAGCTATCCAAGAAACGTCCATCGAGCAATGTCTCGGTGACTGAGAAAATGCCCTCATCTGATAAGGTTCTATGCAAAGAAGGAACTTGCGATGGAGAACACAATGCCGAGCTTAACTGCTGTAATGAGGCCCCTCTTGCAGAGAATGAGCAAGCAACATATGCATCTGCAAACAACGACTTAAAAGGCACAAAGTTATATCAAGAAGCAGATGTATCAGGGCTATATAATCTGGCTATGGCTATTATTGATTACAGAGGTCATCGGGTTGTTGCTCAG AGTGTTCTACCAGGCATCCTTCAAGGGGATAAATCAGATGCGCTTTTGTATGGTTCAGTCGATAATGGCAAGAAAATATGCTGGAATGAAGATTTTCATGCAAAG GTGCTTGAGGCTGCAAAACTCCTTCACATAAAAGAACATGATGTTATTGATGCTTCCGAGAATGTCTTCAAGTTAGCTGCACCAGTAGAGTGCAAGGGGATTGTTGGGAGTGACAACAGACATTATCTTCTGGACTTAATGAGAGTGACTCCTCGTGATGCCAATTACACGGGTCCAGAGTCACGCTTTTGTGTCCTAAGACCAGAACTGATCACATCATTTTGCCAG GCTGAATCTCAATCAAAATGTAAAACCAAGACTGATGAAGGGACGGATACTGTTTCTGATCCTTCTGATGTTAGGGTTGATACTTCTAAGACGGGTGATGAATTGAGCCATGGAGAGGAAAACGGAGCTTCAATTTCTGAG AAAACTGATACAGAAAAGCAAGATACGACTGCCGATTCTGCAGCCAGATCATCTGAAAGTTCTAAAGTATGTGATGAAATAACATTTAACCCTAATGTTTTCACCGACTTCAAATTAGGTGGCACGCAAGAG GAGATAGCTGCTGATGAAGAAAATGTGAAGAAAGTTAGTTCATACCTGGTGGATGTGGTGCTTCCAAAATTCGTAGCAGATCTTTGCGCTCTTGAAGTTTCTCCAATGGATGGTCAAACTTTGACTGAAGCACTCCATTCTCATGGTGTTAATGTTCGTTATATTGGAAGG GTTGCTAATGGAGTGAAGCATTTGCCTCATTTGAGGGATCTTTGTTTGAATGAAGTTACCGTAAGATCTGCCAAGCACATTCTCAAG GACATTCTAAGAGATATAGAGGATCACGATATTGGTGCAGCAGTCTCACATTTCTTAAATTGTTTCTTTGGAAACGTTACTGGGGGAAAAGCTAGCACCAACAGCGTGCATGCTAAAAATCAAAAGAAG GATCAATCTATCACCAAAAAAGGTCAAGGAAGAGGGAAAGGAAAAGCTTCTTCAAAGAAAAGTCTCGCATCTTATATGATGGTTGACTCCAACATTCTATGGTCTGACATTCAAGAGTTTGCCAAAGCCAAGTATGAG TTTGAGTTGCCCGAGCAGGCAAGAACTACAGCTAAAAATATACCTGTTCTCCGTAACCTTTGCCAAAAG GTTGGCATCAGTGTAGCTGCTCGCAAATACGACTTTGGTGCCACCTCGCCTTTTGATGCGACAGATGTGTTGGATCTTCGGGCTGTTGTTAAGCATTCGGTCCCTGTATGCTCTGAGGCTAAAAATCTCGTTGAGATGGGGAAGGTCCAACTGGCTGAG GGTATGCTCAGTGAGTCCTACACGTTTTTCTCAGAGGCGTTTTCGATACTTCAACAG GTGACTGGTCCAATGCACAGGGAAGTTGCAAACTGCTGCAG GTACCTGGCCATGGTTTTGTACCATGCAGGAGACATGGCTGGTGCCATAATGCAGCAACACAAGGAACTAATCATAAATGAGCGTTGCCTTGGTTTGGACCATCCTGATACCGCTCACAG CTATGGCAATATGGCTCTTTTCTATCATGGGCTGAATCAGACGGAGCTTGCTCTACAGAACATGGGCCGTGCCTTGCTTTTACTTGGCCTTTCATCTGGCCCTGATCATCCAGATGTTGCAGCCACATTTATAAATGTCGCCATGATGTATCAAGATATGGGCAAAATGGACACAGCTCTACGCTATCTTCAAGACGCTTTGAAGAAAAATGAGAGGCTTCTTGGTCCCGAGCACATTCAGACTGCAGTATGCTACCACGCTCTTGCCATTGCGTGCAACAGTATGGGTTTATTCAAGCTCTCACAACAG CATGAGAAGAAAACCTATGATATACTTGTCAAACAATTGGGAGAGGATGATTCCAGAACAAAAGACTCTCAAAACTGGATGAAGACTTTTGAGATGCGTGAGGTTCAG AAGACTGCACAAAAGCAGAAAGGACAGGCAGTCGATGCGGCAAACACGAAAAAGGCTATCGATCTCTTGAAG TCACGTCCAGACCTGATACAGGCGTTCCAAAACGCAGCAGCGGCAGAGAGGGCTAATGCACTGAACACGGCTGTACTGGGAGAGGCTCAACCACGGGGCAGAGGATTTGATGAGAGAGCGGCTCGTGCTGCAGCTGAAGTTAGGAAGAAGGCAGCTGCTAAGGGGCTACCGGTTCGTCCCCAGAGTGGTGTTCCAGTGCCGCAACAGCGCTCCCAACTAATCAATCCAGGAACTGCAGCTTCTTCTAAGAAAAGCGGTGAAAACGGGGAGGCAAAAAAGGTAGAAGAGAAGAAAGCATCCTCTGAAAGCGTGAAAACAACGAACGTGGCGGCTCCTGCAGGATTGGGAGCTGGTTTAGCATCACTGGATAAGAAGAAGCAAAAAGCCAAAAAGTAA
- the LOC108813055 gene encoding putative lipid-transfer protein DIR1: MMKAMRVGLAMTLLTTITVLTIVTAQLEDQQPPPPMLPEEEVGGCSRTFFSAIVQLIPCRAAVAPFSPIPPTESCCSAVVTLGRPCLCLLANGPPLSGIDRTMALQLPQRCSANFPPCDIIN, from the coding sequence ATGATGAAAGCCATGAGAGTTGGGTTAGCGATGACACTGCTTACGACCATAACGGTTCTTACCATAGTCACTGCACAGCTCGAGGACCAGCAACCACCTCCACCGATGTTACCCGAGGAAGAAGTGGGAGGATGCAGCAGGACATTCTTCTCAGCGATTGTACAACTGATACCTTGTAGAGCAGCAGTGGCTCCTTTCAGCCCAATCCCACCGACCGAGTCATGTTGCTCTGCTGTTGTCACACTTGGTCGCCCTTGCCTTTGCCTCCTCGCCAACGGACCTCCGCTCTCAGGCATTGACCGCACCATGGCTCTTCAGCTTCCTCAGAGATGCTCTGCTAATTTCCCTCCTTGCGATATCATTAACTAG
- the LOC108811270 gene encoding SURP and G-patch domain-containing protein 1-like protein, which produces MDKGAPPPPPPSIFVNDGSFMERFRQLQQEKKDEAKDKEAPHVVVEESKPVKIIISGISNPRPSSSATKTSIGFKTNDAQKKGGKLAFSLKQKSKLLAPPVKLGEEEDDEDVQNDQSFGSAKRPKLDAPAKSTKLSDVVVAPPAPSDPNVKNAADKLASFVAKNGRAFENVTRQKNPGDTLFKFLFDESCADYKYYAFRLSEEEKSISQAKESGVLHSGDGGPRMSTTPITSQKPAQQQRGYQTPASALYDASVESGASSRSVQASVTRPNNSDSYSAPRAADPISMMEFYMKKAAQEEKMRRPRQSKDEMPPPASLQGSSAIPSTDSGKRGHHMGDYIPPEELDKFLAKCDDVAALKATKEAAEKAKIQADNVGHKLLSKMGWKEGEGIGSSRKGMADPIMAGDVKTNNLGVGASAPGEVNPEDDIYEQYKKRMMLGYKHRPNPLGNPRKAYY; this is translated from the exons ATGGATAAAGGagcacctcctcctcctcctcccagCATATTTGTGAACGATGGGTCCTTCATGGAAAGATTCAGACAGCTTCAACAGGAGAAGAAAGATGAAGCCAAGGATAAGGAGGCTCCCCATGTTGTTGTTGAGGAGTCCAAGCCTGTGAAGATTATTATATCTGGGATTTCTAATCCTAGGccttcttcttctgctactAAAACTTCCATTGGGTTTAAGACCAATGATGCACAGAAGAAAGGTGGTAAGCTTGCCTTCAGCTTGAAGCAAAAGTCTAAGCTTCTCGCACCTCCTGTGAAGCTTGGtgaagaagaggatgatgaGGATGTGCAGAATGATCAAAGCTTCGGATCTGCTAAGCGTCCAAAGTTAGACGCACCTGCCAAGTCAACCAAACTCTCAGATGTTGTTGTTG CACCTCCTGCGCCCAGTGACCCTAATGTGAAGAATGCTGCTGACAAATTAGCAAGCTTTGTTGCTAAGAATGGAAGGGCATTTGAGAATGTTACACGCCAAAAGAATCCTGGGGATACACTATTTAA GTTTCTTTTTGATGAGAGCTGTGCTGATTACAAGTACTATGCATTCAGGCTGTCTGAAGAGGAAAAATCTATTTCACAAGCCAAGGAATCTGGTGTACTTCACAGTG GTGATGGAGGCCCGCGGATGTCCACCACACCAATCACTTCCCAAAAGCCAGCTCAGCAACAAAGAGGCTATCAGACCCCTGCTTCGGCTCTCTATGATGCTTCTGTAGAATCTGGAGCTTCCTCTAGATCTGTTCAGGCATCAGTTACAAGACCAAACAACA GCGACTCTTATAGTGCGCCGAGGGCTGCAGACCCTATTTCTATGATGGAGTTTTACATGAAAAAGGCTGCCCAAGAAGAAAAGATGAGACGCCCTAGACAGTCAAAAGATGAAATGCCCCCGCCAGCTTCTCTTCAAGGTTCATCTG CTATTCCCTCGACAGACTCCGGAAAGAGAGGTCATCACATGGGTGATTATATCCCACCGGAGGAGCTAGATAAGTTCCTTGCAAAGTGTGACGATGTAGCTGCATTGAAAGCCACAAAGGAGGCAGCTGAGAAGGCTAAGATCCAAGCAGATAATGTGGGACATAAGCTCTTGTCAAAAATGGGTTGGAAAGAAG GTGAAGGTATAGGAAGCTCTAGAAAGGGTATGGCAGACCCGATAATGGCAGGCGATGTAAAGACTAACAACTTGGGAGTTGGGGCTTCTGCTCCAGGAGAGGTTAACCCTGAAGATGATATATACGAGCAGTACAAGAAGCGAATGATGCTTGGTTACAAACACAGACCCAACCCACTG GGAAATCCAAGGAAAGCTTATTATTAA
- the LOC108811272 gene encoding uncharacterized protein LOC108811272 — MEPAQIDWKRIDSRFVEDVFYEHIRAPKWFDFLAPNHLEDSVDDDAWFCKSDCNHPKRPEDFFQTPTSSKHPSLRKTNQTPGGSSTEQKQRRRGHDEESENQNPNSATPPISSWRAALKSSSAKKMSKETPKLKSTQSARNLFSGRDIFGHISEFCYELKRLATRVTERGEDTTTGKETLTHHQPYSVHELELKKERKPLLEVRKEKVHESSTNTFKENRRRKKRVDDAENIPVCLNVETVVKMKGEECRRIKRVDDDAENILTPLKLGGNVKSKGHERLLQQIRTNPPSPQCFSENRTASLKALSTPKPTVEEVVKRKEEEEQSRESNNNNNNNKEGRGLDVLWFLKPCSMAN; from the exons ATGGAGCCTGCACAGATCGATTGGAAGCGAATCGATTCTCGTTTTGTGGAAGACGTCTTCTACGAGCACATCCGAGCTCCCAAATGGTTCGACTTCTTGGCCCCTAACCATTTAGAAGACTCCGTTGACGACGACGCTTGGTTCTGCAAATCTG ATTGTAACCATCCCAAGAGACCTGAGGACTTCTTCCAAACGCCTACTTCTTCCAAG CATCCGAGTCTTAGGAAAACGAATCAGACACCAGGAGGATCTAGTACAGAGCAGAAGCAGAG GAGGAGGGGACATGATGAAGAGAGTGAGAACCAGAATCCAAACTCAGCCACGCCTCCAATATCATCATGGCGAGCAGCACTTAAGTCATCTTCCGCCAagaagatgagcaaagagacACCGAAGCTAAAGAGCACGCAATCAGCCAGGAATCTATTCTCGGGGAGAGATATATTTGGACATATCTCAGAGTTCTGCTACGAGCTGAAGAGATTAGCCACGAGGGTAACTGAGAGAGGAGAAGATACTACTACTGGGAAGGAGACTCTGACTCATCATCAGCCTTACTCTGTTCATGAATTGGAGTTGAAGAAGGAAAGAAAGCCGTTGCTGGAAGTGAGGAAAGAGAAGGTCCATGAATCCTCCACAAACACCTTTAAAGAGAACCGTAGAAGGAAGAA GAGAGTGGATGATGCGGAGAATATTCCTGTCTGTCTTAATGTGGAGACTGTAGTGAAGATGAAAGGAGAGGAGTGTAGAAGGATTAA GAGAGTGGATGATGATGCAGAGAACATCCTTACACCTCTAAAGCTTGGTGGGAATGTAAAGAGCAAAGGACATGAGCGGTTACTGCAGCAAATCAGAACAAACCCACCATCTCCTCAGTGCTTCTCAGAGAACCGGACTGCTTCTTTGAAGGCCTTGAGTACCCCCAAACCTACg GTTGAAGAAGTGGTGAAgagaaaggaggaagaagagcagAGCAGAGAgagtaacaacaacaacaacaacaacaaagaagggAGGGGCTTGGATGTTCTCTGGTTCTTAAAGCCTTGCTCAATGGCCAACTAA
- the LOC108806710 gene encoding uncharacterized protein LOC108806710 has protein sequence MLQLLFTIAFSAAPLTLYIPPIRCLTAFARTMEEMGVEGRAYRVRVFARARIAWSRLLDCLFSSSPRRP, from the coding sequence ATGTTACAGCTGTTATTTACGATAGCTTTCTCGGCGGCGCCGTTAACGCTGTACATACCGCCGATCAGATGTTTGACGGCGTTCGCTCGGACGATGGAGGAGATGGGTGTTGAAGGTAGGGCTTACAGGGTGAGAGTCTTCGCTCGCGCAAGAATTGCTTGGTCTAGGCTTCTCGATTgcctcttctcctcttctcctcgcCGTCCTTAA